Proteins encoded in a region of the Ornithodoros turicata isolate Travis chromosome 3, ASM3712646v1, whole genome shotgun sequence genome:
- the LOC135387898 gene encoding uncharacterized protein LOC135387898 isoform X2 — MNEKFHEIAECFRLNRIKRCRHLLTQLKPDEDAAGELITVHNIKVCEVEVNMRNSEVQTSPSDLLRLFEQLQDTTDSRLFSLSCGVFYNESTCSEIHTAKLRQHCVILLKKALHLCGFAPLDLVREEELVSTFRRIAECLMKKKEALWFLKLAINGFVKRLLDERQLNEGLLWLSAASTVSIPQEQEDWLRVVHQADHSSLLSLESILNAIGHYVCGQLSAADSSLQQVDCPALHPHLAYFRGAQISSTRPAAHLAWERKMPVDAAVVDSVGGSSLYNLAGCWLAGQEKLASALEYFYMALRRDPQNLLALWNVATCFRRKGLPDIELLRLLSEEAFKMRHQKAVLLCSVRKLQVSLGTVTPWLSLLYHIAYHFQCRGLYQIAAIHYGQICEAFLDDRCTKDDSSVVDSLPVPALPEIVEQRAFCLLKSGLYESCRDVCSATIASNELPLRFYRGVALARLEKFDAALDDLHCVLGKLDPQEKLFWCQVHVNVGLVYALQDRLHDAFDHLGRAFDSAPGNMDAAYSLAFLHSRFGNIETAQNIWAKFKATGNTNSAQVEELEKTLACTTR; from the exons ATGAACGAGAAATTCCACGAAATTGCAGAATGCTTTCGTTTAAATCGCATAAAACGTTGTCGTCATCTTCTTACTCAGCTAAAGCCAGACGAAGACGCAGCAGGTGAACTCATCACTGTACACAACATAAAAGTTTGTGAGGTCGAGGTAAAT ATGCGGAACAGTGAGGTCCAAACATCGCCGTCTGACTTACTGAGGTTGTTTGAACAACTGCAAG ACACAACTGACAGTCGCTTATTCAGCCTATCCTGTGGCGTATTCTACAACGAATCCACATGTTCTGAGATACACACAGCTAAGTTAAGACAACACTGTGTTATCCTACTAAAGAAAG CATTACATCTTTGTGGTTTCGCACCACTGGACCTTGTCAGAGAAGAGGAACTGGTATCAACTTTCAGGCGCATTGCGGAATGCCTCATGA AGAAGAAAGAAGCACTTTGGTTCCTTAAACTAGCAATCAATGGTTTTGTTAAACGTCTCTTAGACGAAAGGCAACTGAACGAGGGTCTCCTATGGCTGTCTGCTGCTTCAACTGTCAGCATCCCTCAAGAGCAG GAAGACTGGCTGCGGGTCGTCCACCAGGCTGACCACTCCTCCTTGTTGTCACTGGAGAGCATCTTAAATGCGATTGGGCACTACGTCTGCGGTCAGCTGTCCGCTGCTGACAGTTCCCTCCAGCAGGTGGACTGTCCAGCTCTTCACCCTCACCTGGCTTATTTTAGAGG CGCACAAATATCCTCCACGCGTCCTGCAGCCCATCTCGCGTGGGAGCGGAAGATGCCGGTGGACGCCGCGGTCGTGGATTCGGTGGGCGGGTCGTCCTTGTACAACCTCGCTGGTTGCTGGTTGGCTGGACAG GAGAAGCTGGCGTCTGCCCTCGAGTATTTCTACATGGCCCTGAGGCGAGACCCACAAAACCTGCTGGCACTGTGGAACGTCGCGACATGCTTCAGAAGGAAGGGGCTACCAGACATCGAGCTTCTTCGTCTGCTCTCCGAG GAAGCTTTCAAAATGCGTCACCAGAAGGCAGTGCTGCTGTGCAGCGTTCGCAAGCTGCAGGTGTCTCTGGGCACTGTAACACCCTGGCTTTCGCTGCTGTATCACATTGCCTATCACTTCCAGTGTCGAGGGCTCTACCAGATTGCGGCCATACACTACGGACAGATATGCGAGGCCTTCCTGGACGATCGCTGCACCAAG GACGACTCCTCCGTCGTGGACAGCCTGCCGGTTCCTGCTTTGCCGGAAATCGTAGAGCAGCGGGCCTTCTGTTTACTGAAGAGCGGTCTGTACGAGAGCTGCCGCGACGTCTGCAGTGCGACGATTGCGTCGAACGAGCTGCCGCTGAGGTTCTACCGAGGCGTGGCTCTTGCTCGGCTGGAGAAATTCGATGCCGCCCTCGACGACCTTCACTG CGTCCTCGGGAAGCTGGATCCGCAGGAGAAGCTGTTTTGGTGTCAGGTCCATGTCAACGTAGGGCTGGTGTACGCCCTGCAGGATCGACTCCATGACGCTTTCGACCATCTCGGCAGAGCTTTCGACTCGGCGCCAG GCAACATGGACGCTGCTTACAGTCTGGCATTCCTTCACTCACGATTCGGCAACATAGAAACGGCCCAGAACATCTGGGCAAAGTTCAAGGCCACGGGCAACACGAATAGTGCACAGGTGGAAGAACTGGAAAAAACCTTAGCGTGCACCACAAGGTGA
- the LOC135387898 gene encoding uncharacterized protein LOC135387898 isoform X5: protein MNEKFHEIAECFRLNRIKRCRHLLTQLKPDEDAAGELITVHNIKVCEVEVNMRNSEVQTSPSDLLRLFEQLQDTTDSRLFSLSCGVFYNESTCSEIHTAKLRQHCVILLKKALHLCGFAPLDLVREEELVSTFRRIAECLMTEKKEALWFLKLAINGFVKRLLDERQLNEGLLWLSAASTVSIPQEQEDWLRVVHQADHSSLLSLESILNAIGHYVCGQLSAADSSLQQVDCPALHPHLAYFRGAQISSTRPAAHLAWERKMPVDAAVVDSVGGSSLYNLAGCWLAGQEKLASALEYFYMALRRDPQNLLALWNVATCFRRKGLPDIELLRLLSECRGLYQIAAIHYGQICEAFLDDRCTKDDSSVVDSLPVPALPEIVEQRAFCLLKSGLYESCRDVCSATIASNELPLRFYRGVALARLEKFDAALDDLHCVLGKLDPQEKLFWCQVHVNVGLVYALQDRLHDAFDHLGRAFDSAPGNMDAAYSLAFLHSRFGNIETAQNIWAKFKATGNTNSAQVEELEKTLACTTR, encoded by the exons ATGAACGAGAAATTCCACGAAATTGCAGAATGCTTTCGTTTAAATCGCATAAAACGTTGTCGTCATCTTCTTACTCAGCTAAAGCCAGACGAAGACGCAGCAGGTGAACTCATCACTGTACACAACATAAAAGTTTGTGAGGTCGAGGTAAAT ATGCGGAACAGTGAGGTCCAAACATCGCCGTCTGACTTACTGAGGTTGTTTGAACAACTGCAAG ACACAACTGACAGTCGCTTATTCAGCCTATCCTGTGGCGTATTCTACAACGAATCCACATGTTCTGAGATACACACAGCTAAGTTAAGACAACACTGTGTTATCCTACTAAAGAAAG CATTACATCTTTGTGGTTTCGCACCACTGGACCTTGTCAGAGAAGAGGAACTGGTATCAACTTTCAGGCGCATTGCGGAATGCCTCATGA CAGAGAAGAAAGAAGCACTTTGGTTCCTTAAACTAGCAATCAATGGTTTTGTTAAACGTCTCTTAGACGAAAGGCAACTGAACGAGGGTCTCCTATGGCTGTCTGCTGCTTCAACTGTCAGCATCCCTCAAGAGCAG GAAGACTGGCTGCGGGTCGTCCACCAGGCTGACCACTCCTCCTTGTTGTCACTGGAGAGCATCTTAAATGCGATTGGGCACTACGTCTGCGGTCAGCTGTCCGCTGCTGACAGTTCCCTCCAGCAGGTGGACTGTCCAGCTCTTCACCCTCACCTGGCTTATTTTAGAGG CGCACAAATATCCTCCACGCGTCCTGCAGCCCATCTCGCGTGGGAGCGGAAGATGCCGGTGGACGCCGCGGTCGTGGATTCGGTGGGCGGGTCGTCCTTGTACAACCTCGCTGGTTGCTGGTTGGCTGGACAG GAGAAGCTGGCGTCTGCCCTCGAGTATTTCTACATGGCCCTGAGGCGAGACCCACAAAACCTGCTGGCACTGTGGAACGTCGCGACATGCTTCAGAAGGAAGGGGCTACCAGACATCGAGCTTCTTCGTCTGCTCTCCGAG TGTCGAGGGCTCTACCAGATTGCGGCCATACACTACGGACAGATATGCGAGGCCTTCCTGGACGATCGCTGCACCAAG GACGACTCCTCCGTCGTGGACAGCCTGCCGGTTCCTGCTTTGCCGGAAATCGTAGAGCAGCGGGCCTTCTGTTTACTGAAGAGCGGTCTGTACGAGAGCTGCCGCGACGTCTGCAGTGCGACGATTGCGTCGAACGAGCTGCCGCTGAGGTTCTACCGAGGCGTGGCTCTTGCTCGGCTGGAGAAATTCGATGCCGCCCTCGACGACCTTCACTG CGTCCTCGGGAAGCTGGATCCGCAGGAGAAGCTGTTTTGGTGTCAGGTCCATGTCAACGTAGGGCTGGTGTACGCCCTGCAGGATCGACTCCATGACGCTTTCGACCATCTCGGCAGAGCTTTCGACTCGGCGCCAG GCAACATGGACGCTGCTTACAGTCTGGCATTCCTTCACTCACGATTCGGCAACATAGAAACGGCCCAGAACATCTGGGCAAAGTTCAAGGCCACGGGCAACACGAATAGTGCACAGGTGGAAGAACTGGAAAAAACCTTAGCGTGCACCACAAGGTGA
- the LOC135387898 gene encoding uncharacterized protein LOC135387898 isoform X6: MTEKKEALWFLKLAINGFVKRLLDERQLNEGLLWLSAASTVSIPQEQEDWLRVVHQADHSSLLSLESILNAIGHYVCGQLSAADSSLQQVDCPALHPHLAYFRGAQISSTRPAAHLAWERKMPVDAAVVDSVGGSSLYNLAGCWLAGQEKLASALEYFYMALRRDPQNLLALWNVATCFRRKGLPDIELLRLLSEEAFKMRHQKAVLLCSVRKLQVSLGTVTPWLSLLYHIAYHFQCRGLYQIAAIHYGQICEAFLDDRCTKDDSSVVDSLPVPALPEIVEQRAFCLLKSGLYESCRDVCSATIASNELPLRFYRGVALARLEKFDAALDDLHCVLGKLDPQEKLFWCQVHVNVGLVYALQDRLHDAFDHLGRAFDSAPGNMDAAYSLAFLHSRFGNIETAQNIWAKFKATGNTNSAQVEELEKTLACTTR, translated from the exons ATGA CAGAGAAGAAAGAAGCACTTTGGTTCCTTAAACTAGCAATCAATGGTTTTGTTAAACGTCTCTTAGACGAAAGGCAACTGAACGAGGGTCTCCTATGGCTGTCTGCTGCTTCAACTGTCAGCATCCCTCAAGAGCAG GAAGACTGGCTGCGGGTCGTCCACCAGGCTGACCACTCCTCCTTGTTGTCACTGGAGAGCATCTTAAATGCGATTGGGCACTACGTCTGCGGTCAGCTGTCCGCTGCTGACAGTTCCCTCCAGCAGGTGGACTGTCCAGCTCTTCACCCTCACCTGGCTTATTTTAGAGG CGCACAAATATCCTCCACGCGTCCTGCAGCCCATCTCGCGTGGGAGCGGAAGATGCCGGTGGACGCCGCGGTCGTGGATTCGGTGGGCGGGTCGTCCTTGTACAACCTCGCTGGTTGCTGGTTGGCTGGACAG GAGAAGCTGGCGTCTGCCCTCGAGTATTTCTACATGGCCCTGAGGCGAGACCCACAAAACCTGCTGGCACTGTGGAACGTCGCGACATGCTTCAGAAGGAAGGGGCTACCAGACATCGAGCTTCTTCGTCTGCTCTCCGAG GAAGCTTTCAAAATGCGTCACCAGAAGGCAGTGCTGCTGTGCAGCGTTCGCAAGCTGCAGGTGTCTCTGGGCACTGTAACACCCTGGCTTTCGCTGCTGTATCACATTGCCTATCACTTCCAGTGTCGAGGGCTCTACCAGATTGCGGCCATACACTACGGACAGATATGCGAGGCCTTCCTGGACGATCGCTGCACCAAG GACGACTCCTCCGTCGTGGACAGCCTGCCGGTTCCTGCTTTGCCGGAAATCGTAGAGCAGCGGGCCTTCTGTTTACTGAAGAGCGGTCTGTACGAGAGCTGCCGCGACGTCTGCAGTGCGACGATTGCGTCGAACGAGCTGCCGCTGAGGTTCTACCGAGGCGTGGCTCTTGCTCGGCTGGAGAAATTCGATGCCGCCCTCGACGACCTTCACTG CGTCCTCGGGAAGCTGGATCCGCAGGAGAAGCTGTTTTGGTGTCAGGTCCATGTCAACGTAGGGCTGGTGTACGCCCTGCAGGATCGACTCCATGACGCTTTCGACCATCTCGGCAGAGCTTTCGACTCGGCGCCAG GCAACATGGACGCTGCTTACAGTCTGGCATTCCTTCACTCACGATTCGGCAACATAGAAACGGCCCAGAACATCTGGGCAAAGTTCAAGGCCACGGGCAACACGAATAGTGCACAGGTGGAAGAACTGGAAAAAACCTTAGCGTGCACCACAAGGTGA
- the LOC135387898 gene encoding uncharacterized protein LOC135387898 isoform X1: protein MNEKFHEIAECFRLNRIKRCRHLLTQLKPDEDAAGELITVHNIKVCEVEVNMRNSEVQTSPSDLLRLFEQLQDTTDSRLFSLSCGVFYNESTCSEIHTAKLRQHCVILLKKALHLCGFAPLDLVREEELVSTFRRIAECLMTEKKEALWFLKLAINGFVKRLLDERQLNEGLLWLSAASTVSIPQEQEDWLRVVHQADHSSLLSLESILNAIGHYVCGQLSAADSSLQQVDCPALHPHLAYFRGAQISSTRPAAHLAWERKMPVDAAVVDSVGGSSLYNLAGCWLAGQEKLASALEYFYMALRRDPQNLLALWNVATCFRRKGLPDIELLRLLSEEAFKMRHQKAVLLCSVRKLQVSLGTVTPWLSLLYHIAYHFQCRGLYQIAAIHYGQICEAFLDDRCTKDDSSVVDSLPVPALPEIVEQRAFCLLKSGLYESCRDVCSATIASNELPLRFYRGVALARLEKFDAALDDLHCVLGKLDPQEKLFWCQVHVNVGLVYALQDRLHDAFDHLGRAFDSAPGNMDAAYSLAFLHSRFGNIETAQNIWAKFKATGNTNSAQVEELEKTLACTTR, encoded by the exons ATGAACGAGAAATTCCACGAAATTGCAGAATGCTTTCGTTTAAATCGCATAAAACGTTGTCGTCATCTTCTTACTCAGCTAAAGCCAGACGAAGACGCAGCAGGTGAACTCATCACTGTACACAACATAAAAGTTTGTGAGGTCGAGGTAAAT ATGCGGAACAGTGAGGTCCAAACATCGCCGTCTGACTTACTGAGGTTGTTTGAACAACTGCAAG ACACAACTGACAGTCGCTTATTCAGCCTATCCTGTGGCGTATTCTACAACGAATCCACATGTTCTGAGATACACACAGCTAAGTTAAGACAACACTGTGTTATCCTACTAAAGAAAG CATTACATCTTTGTGGTTTCGCACCACTGGACCTTGTCAGAGAAGAGGAACTGGTATCAACTTTCAGGCGCATTGCGGAATGCCTCATGA CAGAGAAGAAAGAAGCACTTTGGTTCCTTAAACTAGCAATCAATGGTTTTGTTAAACGTCTCTTAGACGAAAGGCAACTGAACGAGGGTCTCCTATGGCTGTCTGCTGCTTCAACTGTCAGCATCCCTCAAGAGCAG GAAGACTGGCTGCGGGTCGTCCACCAGGCTGACCACTCCTCCTTGTTGTCACTGGAGAGCATCTTAAATGCGATTGGGCACTACGTCTGCGGTCAGCTGTCCGCTGCTGACAGTTCCCTCCAGCAGGTGGACTGTCCAGCTCTTCACCCTCACCTGGCTTATTTTAGAGG CGCACAAATATCCTCCACGCGTCCTGCAGCCCATCTCGCGTGGGAGCGGAAGATGCCGGTGGACGCCGCGGTCGTGGATTCGGTGGGCGGGTCGTCCTTGTACAACCTCGCTGGTTGCTGGTTGGCTGGACAG GAGAAGCTGGCGTCTGCCCTCGAGTATTTCTACATGGCCCTGAGGCGAGACCCACAAAACCTGCTGGCACTGTGGAACGTCGCGACATGCTTCAGAAGGAAGGGGCTACCAGACATCGAGCTTCTTCGTCTGCTCTCCGAG GAAGCTTTCAAAATGCGTCACCAGAAGGCAGTGCTGCTGTGCAGCGTTCGCAAGCTGCAGGTGTCTCTGGGCACTGTAACACCCTGGCTTTCGCTGCTGTATCACATTGCCTATCACTTCCAGTGTCGAGGGCTCTACCAGATTGCGGCCATACACTACGGACAGATATGCGAGGCCTTCCTGGACGATCGCTGCACCAAG GACGACTCCTCCGTCGTGGACAGCCTGCCGGTTCCTGCTTTGCCGGAAATCGTAGAGCAGCGGGCCTTCTGTTTACTGAAGAGCGGTCTGTACGAGAGCTGCCGCGACGTCTGCAGTGCGACGATTGCGTCGAACGAGCTGCCGCTGAGGTTCTACCGAGGCGTGGCTCTTGCTCGGCTGGAGAAATTCGATGCCGCCCTCGACGACCTTCACTG CGTCCTCGGGAAGCTGGATCCGCAGGAGAAGCTGTTTTGGTGTCAGGTCCATGTCAACGTAGGGCTGGTGTACGCCCTGCAGGATCGACTCCATGACGCTTTCGACCATCTCGGCAGAGCTTTCGACTCGGCGCCAG GCAACATGGACGCTGCTTACAGTCTGGCATTCCTTCACTCACGATTCGGCAACATAGAAACGGCCCAGAACATCTGGGCAAAGTTCAAGGCCACGGGCAACACGAATAGTGCACAGGTGGAAGAACTGGAAAAAACCTTAGCGTGCACCACAAGGTGA
- the LOC135387898 gene encoding uncharacterized protein LOC135387898 isoform X3, which translates to MNEKFHEIAECFRLNRIKRCRHLLTQLKPDEDAAGELITVHNIKVCEVEMRNSEVQTSPSDLLRLFEQLQDTTDSRLFSLSCGVFYNESTCSEIHTAKLRQHCVILLKKALHLCGFAPLDLVREEELVSTFRRIAECLMTEKKEALWFLKLAINGFVKRLLDERQLNEGLLWLSAASTVSIPQEQEDWLRVVHQADHSSLLSLESILNAIGHYVCGQLSAADSSLQQVDCPALHPHLAYFRGAQISSTRPAAHLAWERKMPVDAAVVDSVGGSSLYNLAGCWLAGQEKLASALEYFYMALRRDPQNLLALWNVATCFRRKGLPDIELLRLLSEEAFKMRHQKAVLLCSVRKLQVSLGTVTPWLSLLYHIAYHFQCRGLYQIAAIHYGQICEAFLDDRCTKDDSSVVDSLPVPALPEIVEQRAFCLLKSGLYESCRDVCSATIASNELPLRFYRGVALARLEKFDAALDDLHCVLGKLDPQEKLFWCQVHVNVGLVYALQDRLHDAFDHLGRAFDSAPGNMDAAYSLAFLHSRFGNIETAQNIWAKFKATGNTNSAQVEELEKTLACTTR; encoded by the exons ATGAACGAGAAATTCCACGAAATTGCAGAATGCTTTCGTTTAAATCGCATAAAACGTTGTCGTCATCTTCTTACTCAGCTAAAGCCAGACGAAGACGCAGCAGGTGAACTCATCACTGTACACAACATAAAAGTTTGTGAGGTCGAG ATGCGGAACAGTGAGGTCCAAACATCGCCGTCTGACTTACTGAGGTTGTTTGAACAACTGCAAG ACACAACTGACAGTCGCTTATTCAGCCTATCCTGTGGCGTATTCTACAACGAATCCACATGTTCTGAGATACACACAGCTAAGTTAAGACAACACTGTGTTATCCTACTAAAGAAAG CATTACATCTTTGTGGTTTCGCACCACTGGACCTTGTCAGAGAAGAGGAACTGGTATCAACTTTCAGGCGCATTGCGGAATGCCTCATGA CAGAGAAGAAAGAAGCACTTTGGTTCCTTAAACTAGCAATCAATGGTTTTGTTAAACGTCTCTTAGACGAAAGGCAACTGAACGAGGGTCTCCTATGGCTGTCTGCTGCTTCAACTGTCAGCATCCCTCAAGAGCAG GAAGACTGGCTGCGGGTCGTCCACCAGGCTGACCACTCCTCCTTGTTGTCACTGGAGAGCATCTTAAATGCGATTGGGCACTACGTCTGCGGTCAGCTGTCCGCTGCTGACAGTTCCCTCCAGCAGGTGGACTGTCCAGCTCTTCACCCTCACCTGGCTTATTTTAGAGG CGCACAAATATCCTCCACGCGTCCTGCAGCCCATCTCGCGTGGGAGCGGAAGATGCCGGTGGACGCCGCGGTCGTGGATTCGGTGGGCGGGTCGTCCTTGTACAACCTCGCTGGTTGCTGGTTGGCTGGACAG GAGAAGCTGGCGTCTGCCCTCGAGTATTTCTACATGGCCCTGAGGCGAGACCCACAAAACCTGCTGGCACTGTGGAACGTCGCGACATGCTTCAGAAGGAAGGGGCTACCAGACATCGAGCTTCTTCGTCTGCTCTCCGAG GAAGCTTTCAAAATGCGTCACCAGAAGGCAGTGCTGCTGTGCAGCGTTCGCAAGCTGCAGGTGTCTCTGGGCACTGTAACACCCTGGCTTTCGCTGCTGTATCACATTGCCTATCACTTCCAGTGTCGAGGGCTCTACCAGATTGCGGCCATACACTACGGACAGATATGCGAGGCCTTCCTGGACGATCGCTGCACCAAG GACGACTCCTCCGTCGTGGACAGCCTGCCGGTTCCTGCTTTGCCGGAAATCGTAGAGCAGCGGGCCTTCTGTTTACTGAAGAGCGGTCTGTACGAGAGCTGCCGCGACGTCTGCAGTGCGACGATTGCGTCGAACGAGCTGCCGCTGAGGTTCTACCGAGGCGTGGCTCTTGCTCGGCTGGAGAAATTCGATGCCGCCCTCGACGACCTTCACTG CGTCCTCGGGAAGCTGGATCCGCAGGAGAAGCTGTTTTGGTGTCAGGTCCATGTCAACGTAGGGCTGGTGTACGCCCTGCAGGATCGACTCCATGACGCTTTCGACCATCTCGGCAGAGCTTTCGACTCGGCGCCAG GCAACATGGACGCTGCTTACAGTCTGGCATTCCTTCACTCACGATTCGGCAACATAGAAACGGCCCAGAACATCTGGGCAAAGTTCAAGGCCACGGGCAACACGAATAGTGCACAGGTGGAAGAACTGGAAAAAACCTTAGCGTGCACCACAAGGTGA
- the LOC135387898 gene encoding uncharacterized protein LOC135387898 isoform X4, which yields MNEKFHEIAECFRLNRIKRCRHLLTQLKPDEDAAGELITVHNIKVCEVEVNMRNSEVQTSPSDLLRLFEQLQDTTDSRLFSLSCGVFYNESTCSEIHTAKLRQHCVILLKKALHLCGFAPLDLVREEELVSTFRRIAECLMTEKKEALWFLKLAINGFVKRLLDERQLNEGLLWLSAASTVSIPQEQEDWLRVVHQADHSSLLSLESILNAIGHYVCGQLSAADSSLQQVDCPALHPHLAYFRAHLAWERKMPVDAAVVDSVGGSSLYNLAGCWLAGQEKLASALEYFYMALRRDPQNLLALWNVATCFRRKGLPDIELLRLLSEEAFKMRHQKAVLLCSVRKLQVSLGTVTPWLSLLYHIAYHFQCRGLYQIAAIHYGQICEAFLDDRCTKDDSSVVDSLPVPALPEIVEQRAFCLLKSGLYESCRDVCSATIASNELPLRFYRGVALARLEKFDAALDDLHCVLGKLDPQEKLFWCQVHVNVGLVYALQDRLHDAFDHLGRAFDSAPGNMDAAYSLAFLHSRFGNIETAQNIWAKFKATGNTNSAQVEELEKTLACTTR from the exons ATGAACGAGAAATTCCACGAAATTGCAGAATGCTTTCGTTTAAATCGCATAAAACGTTGTCGTCATCTTCTTACTCAGCTAAAGCCAGACGAAGACGCAGCAGGTGAACTCATCACTGTACACAACATAAAAGTTTGTGAGGTCGAGGTAAAT ATGCGGAACAGTGAGGTCCAAACATCGCCGTCTGACTTACTGAGGTTGTTTGAACAACTGCAAG ACACAACTGACAGTCGCTTATTCAGCCTATCCTGTGGCGTATTCTACAACGAATCCACATGTTCTGAGATACACACAGCTAAGTTAAGACAACACTGTGTTATCCTACTAAAGAAAG CATTACATCTTTGTGGTTTCGCACCACTGGACCTTGTCAGAGAAGAGGAACTGGTATCAACTTTCAGGCGCATTGCGGAATGCCTCATGA CAGAGAAGAAAGAAGCACTTTGGTTCCTTAAACTAGCAATCAATGGTTTTGTTAAACGTCTCTTAGACGAAAGGCAACTGAACGAGGGTCTCCTATGGCTGTCTGCTGCTTCAACTGTCAGCATCCCTCAAGAGCAG GAAGACTGGCTGCGGGTCGTCCACCAGGCTGACCACTCCTCCTTGTTGTCACTGGAGAGCATCTTAAATGCGATTGGGCACTACGTCTGCGGTCAGCTGTCCGCTGCTGACAGTTCCCTCCAGCAGGTGGACTGTCCAGCTCTTCACCCTCACCTGGCTTATTTTAGAG CCCATCTCGCGTGGGAGCGGAAGATGCCGGTGGACGCCGCGGTCGTGGATTCGGTGGGCGGGTCGTCCTTGTACAACCTCGCTGGTTGCTGGTTGGCTGGACAG GAGAAGCTGGCGTCTGCCCTCGAGTATTTCTACATGGCCCTGAGGCGAGACCCACAAAACCTGCTGGCACTGTGGAACGTCGCGACATGCTTCAGAAGGAAGGGGCTACCAGACATCGAGCTTCTTCGTCTGCTCTCCGAG GAAGCTTTCAAAATGCGTCACCAGAAGGCAGTGCTGCTGTGCAGCGTTCGCAAGCTGCAGGTGTCTCTGGGCACTGTAACACCCTGGCTTTCGCTGCTGTATCACATTGCCTATCACTTCCAGTGTCGAGGGCTCTACCAGATTGCGGCCATACACTACGGACAGATATGCGAGGCCTTCCTGGACGATCGCTGCACCAAG GACGACTCCTCCGTCGTGGACAGCCTGCCGGTTCCTGCTTTGCCGGAAATCGTAGAGCAGCGGGCCTTCTGTTTACTGAAGAGCGGTCTGTACGAGAGCTGCCGCGACGTCTGCAGTGCGACGATTGCGTCGAACGAGCTGCCGCTGAGGTTCTACCGAGGCGTGGCTCTTGCTCGGCTGGAGAAATTCGATGCCGCCCTCGACGACCTTCACTG CGTCCTCGGGAAGCTGGATCCGCAGGAGAAGCTGTTTTGGTGTCAGGTCCATGTCAACGTAGGGCTGGTGTACGCCCTGCAGGATCGACTCCATGACGCTTTCGACCATCTCGGCAGAGCTTTCGACTCGGCGCCAG GCAACATGGACGCTGCTTACAGTCTGGCATTCCTTCACTCACGATTCGGCAACATAGAAACGGCCCAGAACATCTGGGCAAAGTTCAAGGCCACGGGCAACACGAATAGTGCACAGGTGGAAGAACTGGAAAAAACCTTAGCGTGCACCACAAGGTGA